ATCCAAGTTTCCTACGCCATTGGCGTTGCCGAACCGACTTCGATTTCCATCGATACTTTCGGCACCGGCAAAATCAGCGAAGAAAAACTGATTGCCCTGGTTCGCGAACATTTCGACCTGCGTCCTAAAGGCATCGTCCAAATGCTCGACCTACTGCGCCCGATTTACAGCAAGTCCGCCGCCTACGGCCACTTCGGTCGCGAAGAGCCTGAATTTACTTGGGAGCGCACCGACAAAGCAGCCGCATTAAAAGCAGCCGCAGGCGTGTAAACTTCCGCATTTGAGGCCGTCTGAAAAGCAAAACGTTTTCAGACGGCCTTTTTCCTTATACAATAGCTACTTGAATTTCTATATACATTCTGAATAAAGGATACGGATTATGTTCGGCAAACAACTTTTTGAAGAAGTCAGCTCCAAAATCAGCGAAACCATCGCCAACAGCCCTGCCAAAGACATGGAAAAAAACGTTAAAGCCATGCTCGGCAGCGCGTTCAACCGCATGGATTTGGTGACCCGCGAAGAATTCGACATCCAACAACAGGTTTTGATTAAAACCCGTACCAAACTGGCTGAATTGGAAGCCCGTTTGGCCAAACTCGAAGCCGCTCAAGAGCCTGAAGAAGCGGCTTTAAAAGCGGCCGAAGTCGCTGCGGAAGAAGCTGTTGCCGAAATCAAACAACAAACCAAAGCTGCCGAATAAGGCCGTCTGAAACATGTCGCTTGCTTTGGTTTACAGCCGCGCCTTAAGCGGCATGAATGCGCCGGTGGTCGAAGTGGAAGCCCACCTTGCCAACGGCTTGCCACATTTCAATATCGTCGGTTTGCCCGATACTGAAGTCAAAGAAAGCCGCGACCGTGTGCGTGCCGCCATTATCCAAAGCGGCTTCGACTTTCCCGCCAAGAAAATTACCGTCAACCTCGCACCGGCCGACCTCCCAAAAGAATCCGGCCGTTTCGATTTGCCGATTGCCTTAGGCATTCTTACCGCATCGGGACAAATCAATCCTGAAAAGCTCTCCCAATATGAGTTTGCCGGAGAATTGGCGCTATCCGGCCTGCTGCGTCCCGTGCGCGGCGCACTGGCCATGGCATGGCAGGGAATGCAGGCAGGCCGTTCGTTCGTATTGCCGCAAGAAAACGCCGAACAGACTGCCGTTATGCGCGGTATCGCGGTTTATGGAGCGCGTTCTTTGGGCGAAGTGGCCGCCCATTTAAACGGCATCGAACCGTTGACACAAACCGAATGCAAACTGCCACAAAGGCCGTCTGAACAAAGTAAAATTCCTGATTTAGCCGATGTTAAAGGCCAGCATACCGCTCGCCTTGCTTTGGAAATCGCAGCGGCAGGCGGACACAGCCTGCTGATGATGGGTCCGCCGGGTACAGGCAAATCCATGCTTTCGCAACGTTTGCCCGGTATCCTTCCGCCTTTGACCGAAGATGAATTGGTCGAAGTATGGGCATTGCGTTCTCTCCTGCCCAACCATCAACAGCAACTCGACAGCAACCGTCCTTTCCGCAGCCCTCATCACAGTGCCAGCTCGGCTGCCATGGTGGGTGGCGGTTCAGACCCACGTCCGGGCGAAATTTCATTGGCGCATCACGGTGTGTTGTTTTTAGACGAATTGCCCGAGTTTGACCGTAAAGTATTAGAAGTGTTGCGCGAACCTTTGGAAAACGGCGAAATCCATATTTCCCGCGCCGCACGCCAAGCAGTTTATCCGGCCAAGTTCCAACTTGTCGCCGCCATGAACCCCTGCCCTTGCGGCTATCTTGGCCATCCGTCCAAACCTTGCCGTTGCACGCCTGAAAGTGTTGCCCGCTATCGCAACAAAATTTCAGGGCCATTGCTCGACCGTATTGATTTAACCATCGAAGTACCCAGCCTTTCCGCTGCCGAGCTGATGCAACAAGAAGCAGGCGAATCCAGTGCCACCGTATTGGAACGCGTTACCGTCGCACGCAAAATCCAATACAACCGACAAGGCAAAGTCAATGCCGAACTGAGTGTCAGCGAGCTCGATAGCAAAGCCCGTATTCAAAAAGAAGCGCAAGAAGCCTTGGGAACCATGCTCGAAAAACTATCCCTTTCCGCCCGAAGTTTCCACCGCATCATGCGCGTCGCCCGTACGCTGGCCGATTTGGCAGGGGACGAAGAAGTCAGCAAAACCCATGTGATGAAAGCCATAGGCTTCCGTCGCGCCCTTTAACTTTTCAGACGGCCTGAATCTTTATGTTTAAGTAAAACTAGAGTAAACAAAGCATCAGGATTTTGCCGTCCATAACGGTTATTGATAAAATATCGAATCCAAACTCAGACAGTCTCCCTTCAGACCGTCTGAACACATTATTACAAGGTAAGTCATGAAAAAATCTACACAATATGGCAAAGGCTTGGCCGGTTTCTTTTTCGGTCTGATACTGGCAACAGGTATTATTGCCGGTATTTTGTTCTTCCTGAACCAAGGCAACCAAAACGTTTTCAAAGAGCTGACCCAGCCTAAACAAAGTGAAGAACCTGAAATCCTGAAGCCTCAAGACAAAGCAGAGAAACGCCCTGCTACCGACAATTCGTCCAGCCAAGCAGATGAAGAAAAAGCCAAAGCTGAAAAAGAAGCTGCTGAGAAAGAAGCCAAAACTAAAGAAGAGGCTGAAAAGGCTGCCAAAGAAGCTGAAGAAAAAGCTCAAGCGGAAAAAGAAGCTCAGGAAAAAGCCGAACAAGCAGAACGTGAAGCCAAAGAAAAAGCTGAAAAAGCCGCCGCCGATAAAGCTGAACGCGAAGCCAAAGAAAGAGCAGACAAAACTGCCGCCGACAAAACCGAACGTGAAGCCAAAGAAAAATCTGCAAAAGCGGAAGCAGAAAAAGAAGCCGCCAAGAAAAAACTGGCCGAGAAAAAAGCCGAATTAGAAAAAAAACGCGCAGAAAAAGCCAAAGCTGAAAAAGAAGCTGCTGATAAAACTGCAAAAGACAAAAAAGCGGCCGACCAACTTACCGACAAACAAAAAGAGCGTGCCGAGCGCAAATTGGCTGAAAAAAAAGCAGCCGAAGCCAAAAAACAAAACAAGCCGACACCTGAGCAAATCCTCAACAGCGGCAGTATCGAAAAAGCACGTAAAGCAGCAAATGCCTCTTCAACAAAAGAAAGCAGCAACGCTGCAAGTAAACAGTCAGCAGAAAAAGCCGAAGCAGCTGCCAACAGCGGTAAAAAGGTATTCCTGCAACTTGGTTCATATGCAGACCGTTCCAGCGCAGATTCACAACGTGCGAAATTGGCTATTTTAGGTGTTTCTTCCAAAGTGGTTGAATCGCAAAACGGCGACAAAACCATTTACCGAGTTCAAAGTAACACCATGCCGCAGGAAGCTGCTGTAAAACTGCAAAAAAACCTGCAAGGCCATAATATCAACGGCTTGATTCGTTCTAGCAAATAATGGAATCACTGATGAAGCAGCGTATAAAACAAACCATTGCCGCACTCAGCCTGAGCCTGCTCAGTCTGAGTGCGCAGGCTGCTACCGAAGGCGTGGACTATACTGTTCTTAGTCGTCCTATCCCGCAGCAACAAGCCGGAAAAATTGAAGTGCTTGAGTTTTTCGGCTACTTCTGCGTTCATTGTTACCATCTCGATCCGGTTTTGTTGCAACACAGTAAAACCTTCGCTAAAGATGTTTCCTTACGGACAGAGCACGTCGTTTGGATGCCTGAAATGTTGGGTTTGGCCAAGGTTGCCGCAGCCGTCAATCTTTCAGGTTTGAAATATCAAGCCAATCCAGTCATCTTCAAAGCAGTTTACGAACAAAAAATTAACCTGGCCGATACCAATGTATTCCGATCGTGGGTGGGTAAACAAACGAGTTTTGATAGTAAAAAACTGCTTCAAGCCTACAACAATCCTGCTGCCGCATCGGCTGCTGCAAAAATGCAGCAATTGACGGAAACTTATCGAATTGAAAACACACCAACTGTCATCGTCGGTGGTAAATACAAAGTCAATTTCAACGGTACCGACTGGAAAGTCGGTATGAAAACCATAGACGAGCTCATCATCAAAGTCCGCCGCGAACAATCCTCAAAACCACTTTAACTATTCAACAAAAGAAAGACGGCCTCAAGGCCGTCTGAAAACTTATGGACATTCTGATTTTATTTAAAGCACTTATTCTCGGTATTATCGAAGGTTTAACCGAGTTTCTCCCTATTTCCAGTACCGGTCACTTGATTGTATTTGGCGACTTAATGAATTTCCAAAGTAACGGTAAAGTATTCGAAATTGCCATCCAACTCGGTGCAGTATTAGCCGTCGTATTCGAATACCGCCAACGATTCACCCATATCATAAAAGGGCTGGGTAAAGAACGAACAGCCAATCGCTTTGTACTGAATTTATTTATTGCCTTCATACCAGCTGCGGTTGTTGGCCTCTTATTCAGTAAACAAATTAAATTGCATCTTTTCAACCCGATTACCGTTGCTACCATGCTGGTATTAGGTGGCTTCTTTATTTTATGGGTTGAAAACCGCCAAACAACAGCCAAACCTAAAGTAAACCATGTCGATGATATGCGCCCAATTGACGCATTTGTTGTAGGATGCGCCCAAATTTGTGCCCTTATCCCTGGGACATCACGTTCAGGCAGTACCATCATGGGCGGTATGCTGTGGGGATTAGAGCGTAAAACGGCTACCGAATTTTCATTCTTCCTTGCTGTACCAATGATGATTGCGGCCACAGGTTACGACATCTTAAAAAACTACAAACTTTTTACCTTGCAAGATGTCGGACAAATTGCCATCGGTTTTATCGCAGCATTTATCGCCGGTTTATTGGCAGTAAAAGCTTTGCTGAAATTTGTTTCCAGTAAAAACTATGTTCCTTTTGCCTACTACCGTATTGTATTTGGTGGTCTGATTCTCCTTACTTGGATACTGGGCTGGGTCAGCTGGAGCGAATAACCCATCCTCCCCCACCAAAGGACGTGCCTGTGCACGTCCTTTTTACTTTCTTATCTCCTTTCCACTCGATTGTCACCCCATAAAAGGCTTACACTCCGCATCATTGCCCCTAAATATCTCCTCGCCGTCCGTACAGCTTCCCTTACTCTTCATCTTCCCGCACACTACTGCTGTCAACGACTCGTTCAAACGCAATACCCTCGGTTCCGCCTCCCTGTCCAACGCCACCGCCTTCAAGGTAAACTTACCCTCCAGGATGCCCTTAGCCTGACCGCTCATCCTGATACAGAAACCGCCCGCCTCCTTCACCGGCAATTCCGACCACTTCGTCGACGTCAGCTTAAAGCTGCCCTTTTTTGTGTAGAACTGCTCCATAAAGCGCGCATTTTCCAGCAGGGCGGCATGAGCCGCACGCAAGTTGGCCGAGCGGACTGACTCCCGATAGGCCGTAAAGGCCGCCGTTGCCAAGATCGAAACCAGCAGTATCACCACCAACAGCTGTATCAAAGAGTACCCCCTCTGCACAGTTGCTCCATTCCGTTTGCCAACAAATGTTTTTAAGTACATATCTTTAATTCCCTTTATCTTTTATATCCCTATCCAACAAGAGGCACCTTATCCGTTTATCCCTTTACCCAATATAAAGCCCCCAGTGGTCCAAGCTCTCATTGCCACCCCCAAACAAAGCCGCCCCGTGGCCCAACCGGCAAACGGTTCGGCCGCAGGGCGGCATATAGGCAGAGTCCGGCTTATTTTTTCACGGCAGGCTGTGCAGCCTTAGGCGCGGCAGAAGAAACCGTCGCCTCCGCCTTCAACTTGTTCAGCACCGCATCACCGATGCCCTTCACGTTTTTCAGCTCCTCCACCGATTTGAACGCACCGTTCTTCTGACGGTATTCCACAATCGCTTTCGCCTTAGCCGGGCCGATACCCGGCAATGCCTCCAGCTCGGCAGAAGAGGCCGTATTGACATTCACGGCAGCCAAAGAGAATGCCGTACACACGGTGGCAAAGACACCAAATAAAAATTTCTTCATCAGGGTTTTCCTATAACGTGTTGGATTGAATCAACCGGGCCGGCTGCAGGACGGTTTTACTTCCCCGCAGACACTGCCACACGACAGTAGAACACGGCCCTACTCCATATAAATGCATACGACATAATAACGCAAATACCGTTTAATTTCAAATATTCCAAACGGTTAACCGTAACTTTCGGTACTTTTGTGCAAGAATAACAACAGGGTAAATATTTCCGATTCCAATACCAAGATGCACGACTACTCCATAAACACCGGCACATCACTACCCCAATGTTTGGTCCCAACACCTGTTACCCCAATTCTGCCGCCAAACCGACAGAAACGACAGGCATGTAAAAAGCCCCCGACATCAGTCGGGGGCTTCGGAATGGGTGTTTGGCGGTGACCTACTTTCACATGGAAGAACCACACTATCATCGGCGCTGAGTCGTTTCACGGTCCTGTTCGGGATGGGAAGGCGTGGGACCAACTCGCTATGGCCGCCAAACTTAAACTGTTACAAATCGGTAAAGCCTTAATCAGTATAAATGGTGATGACTGAATCAGTCAGTAAGCTTTTATCTTTGAAGTTCTTCAAATGATAGAGTCAAGCCTCACGAGCAATTAGTATGGGTTAGCTTCACGCGTTACCGCGCTTCCACACCCCACCTATCAACGTCCTGGTCTCGAACGACTCTTTAGTGTGGTTAAACCACAAGGGAAGTCTCATCTTCAGGCGAGTTTCGCGCTTAGATGCTTTCAGCGCTTATCTCTTCCGAACTTAGCTACCCGGCTATGCAACTGGCGTTACAACCGGTACACCAGAGGTTCGTCCACTCCGGTCCTCTCGTACTAGGAGCAGCCCCCGTCAAACTTCCAACGCCCACTGCAGATAGGGACCAAACTGTCTCACGACGTTTTAAACCCAGCTCACGTACCACTTTAA
The sequence above is a segment of the Neisseria perflava genome. Coding sequences within it:
- a CDS encoding type IV pilin protein, which gives rise to MYLKTFVGKRNGATVQRGYSLIQLLVVILLVSILATAAFTAYRESVRSANLRAAHAALLENARFMEQFYTKKGSFKLTSTKWSELPVKEAGGFCIRMSGQAKGILEGKFTLKAVALDREAEPRVLRLNESLTAVVCGKMKSKGSCTDGEEIFRGNDAECKPFMG
- a CDS encoding accessory factor UbiK family protein — protein: MFGKQLFEEVSSKISETIANSPAKDMEKNVKAMLGSAFNRMDLVTREEFDIQQQVLIKTRTKLAELEARLAKLEAAQEPEEAALKAAEVAAEEAVAEIKQQTKAAE
- a CDS encoding SPOR domain-containing protein, which codes for MKKSTQYGKGLAGFFFGLILATGIIAGILFFLNQGNQNVFKELTQPKQSEEPEILKPQDKAEKRPATDNSSSQADEEKAKAEKEAAEKEAKTKEEAEKAAKEAEEKAQAEKEAQEKAEQAEREAKEKAEKAAADKAEREAKERADKTAADKTEREAKEKSAKAEAEKEAAKKKLAEKKAELEKKRAEKAKAEKEAADKTAKDKKAADQLTDKQKERAERKLAEKKAAEAKKQNKPTPEQILNSGSIEKARKAANASSTKESSNAASKQSAEKAEAAANSGKKVFLQLGSYADRSSADSQRAKLAILGVSSKVVESQNGDKTIYRVQSNTMPQEAAVKLQKNLQGHNINGLIRSSK
- a CDS encoding YifB family Mg chelatase-like AAA ATPase, with product MSLALVYSRALSGMNAPVVEVEAHLANGLPHFNIVGLPDTEVKESRDRVRAAIIQSGFDFPAKKITVNLAPADLPKESGRFDLPIALGILTASGQINPEKLSQYEFAGELALSGLLRPVRGALAMAWQGMQAGRSFVLPQENAEQTAVMRGIAVYGARSLGEVAAHLNGIEPLTQTECKLPQRPSEQSKIPDLADVKGQHTARLALEIAAAGGHSLLMMGPPGTGKSMLSQRLPGILPPLTEDELVEVWALRSLLPNHQQQLDSNRPFRSPHHSASSAAMVGGGSDPRPGEISLAHHGVLFLDELPEFDRKVLEVLREPLENGEIHISRAARQAVYPAKFQLVAAMNPCPCGYLGHPSKPCRCTPESVARYRNKISGPLLDRIDLTIEVPSLSAAELMQQEAGESSATVLERVTVARKIQYNRQGKVNAELSVSELDSKARIQKEAQEALGTMLEKLSLSARSFHRIMRVARTLADLAGDEEVSKTHVMKAIGFRRAL
- a CDS encoding ComEA family DNA-binding protein, translated to MKKFLFGVFATVCTAFSLAAVNVNTASSAELEALPGIGPAKAKAIVEYRQKNGAFKSVEELKNVKGIGDAVLNKLKAEATVSSAAPKAAQPAVKK
- a CDS encoding thiol:disulfide interchange protein DsbA/DsbL, producing the protein MKQRIKQTIAALSLSLLSLSAQAATEGVDYTVLSRPIPQQQAGKIEVLEFFGYFCVHCYHLDPVLLQHSKTFAKDVSLRTEHVVWMPEMLGLAKVAAAVNLSGLKYQANPVIFKAVYEQKINLADTNVFRSWVGKQTSFDSKKLLQAYNNPAAASAAAKMQQLTETYRIENTPTVIVGGKYKVNFNGTDWKVGMKTIDELIIKVRREQSSKPL
- a CDS encoding undecaprenyl-diphosphate phosphatase, whose product is MDILILFKALILGIIEGLTEFLPISSTGHLIVFGDLMNFQSNGKVFEIAIQLGAVLAVVFEYRQRFTHIIKGLGKERTANRFVLNLFIAFIPAAVVGLLFSKQIKLHLFNPITVATMLVLGGFFILWVENRQTTAKPKVNHVDDMRPIDAFVVGCAQICALIPGTSRSGSTIMGGMLWGLERKTATEFSFFLAVPMMIAATGYDILKNYKLFTLQDVGQIAIGFIAAFIAGLLAVKALLKFVSSKNYVPFAYYRIVFGGLILLTWILGWVSWSE